The window TGAGAAAATGCTGCTAAATAACACAACATTTCTCGCATCTTTATATTTGGATCCACGTCTTCAGTGCATTTTATCGAAGGATCCTTTACAACAATGTGTGCTCGAACCCATCTTAAAGAACTGATCGTTCGGATTTTGAGGTTGGAAAACCAAGTAAGTTTAGAAAAACgtgatatatttttgttttatttgttttctctttgcagataaataaaaaccaattcGAAGATCTACCCTCGACAAGCAAGGAAGCTTTAGAATCTTCACCAGATGTTTTCCCATCTTCGGTGGAATTTTGCGATACATCTCAATCCCGAGAATCTCTTATGGGACAGTATTTGAACACCTTAATTGTAGATAAGGAGCAAGAAAACGAAgaaaatgataatgatgatgaaaaaaagctttctatGAAGTCGATAAAATTTCACCGCGGCCCTTGTCGATTGATAAGTCCCTTTTTGAGTTCTGGgaagcaaaaaaatacattacccCTACTTATACAAATTGGCAAAAACTGTACAGTGTGTTTCTGCAACACAGGTTAGCGTGGAAAGAGCGTTCTCTGCTCTTAAATTGGTATTAAGTGACCTGCGTTCAAATCTTTCCGcagaaaatttggaaaaaattatgtttgttaaattaaacaaataaataaccaAACATATTATATCAgatatattcaataaaataagagactgaaaaaaataaagaaaaattgtttaattatttgacGGAAAAAATAATAGTCCccaaatgagttttattttttgatggaaaaaattttatgatggaataataaaactaatttttcaaCTGTTTCAATCAGACTTTTATTTTTccgttaaaaaataactgttatttgtGGAGCGAAGATCGTTTTTTTCAAATCACCATACATTCAATACGAGTATATTGGTATATAATAGTATAGGTCTACGTTGACTCCAATATAGACTTTTTTGGGTTACAAATTTCAGAATAACTGTTATTTACAGTCTCTGAAATATATCAAAGGCGGTGAATTCGTAATTCACCTATGGGTGTAGGAAGATCTTCGTACATCGTTGACATTTTCAGGACGTCCTTTTTGCCATGCTTTTGAGAGTTTTACGTTTTACATCGCTTTGGACAAATGTGTAACATCAAATAACAGCACCGAGTTACGGGTTTTTAAGTTCATGTTGACCATATGGAATAGTATTAACTTAACCTAagttattattttgattatggtggagaagaaaaaaagagaatttgatATTCTTTCCAATCGTTTCAATTCAGCTAAGTGAACTTAAGGGTATTGacggtttttattattttcacatctatttaaaaattagtattttaaaataagaatatagtttcagaaatttttaagtgctatatatttatatacaaatatgaattagttaaatctaaataaatttataatttctaatttcACCAGTATTGAGAAAATGgtgataaatatttatgactacattttttttaattttgtatttatgtttgttaaatatatgtatgtagttgtagTATATAGTATAATTGATATAATATTTGTGGAATACTAATTCTACAGTCGTATACATAGTACTGACCgtagttatttttaattattgttttaattaacttagtttaaagctttatttagtacaatttaaagtttttttaataagtctTATTTTATGAGAACTTTGTAAATTGAAATCTGAAACATAAATCATTAATTTTGTATTGTGTCAATATAACCCAATTTGGGTCAAGTAAATAACAAAACGCCTGGATAGTTTCAATATTTATCTGTGACAATAGCAAAACATTTTCAGGGCATAGTCATCGATGCAATAACTTTGACTGCTGTAGAGATTAATGCGACTTATAGTACCTGTCAATGCAGTGTTATAGCTAGACATTCTGACAGTTGATTCGAATAGTCCGAGACCAGGCTTTGTTTGCAGACGTAATGTTATATCAATTGAATAATCACTGACCCCCAATTCTTTGACGATTTTGTGATGGGGCGCAGCTACCGTAGCATATGTTATTGAATTCAAGTATAAAACACGACATTGAGGATGATCTTTTAGGCGATCATTTATTAATTTGACAATGTAACGGGCAGCTTTTTGCACTCGGCCATCATTGGTGGGCAATTCTTGGTGCTGATGGCAACTGCACCAATGCGAGGCAATGTAGGCATTTTCGCAAGTGCGGCTTTTTGGAATCGGCAAAAAAAGGCTGATACTTCGTGGCATGCTTGTATCGGGATCATTCAGTTCAGCGCTGCGTTTAACTAATTGTTTAGCACTTAACTTGCGTAAGTCAAGGAGATCCAACATTGTAGCATGAAGATCGTAGGGAGTTGATAAACGTTTTGCATTTGCTTCTAAATTGCTGACTGCCTCTGGGTACTTCTGTTTAAACCACGGCGGATATAGTGCTATAAGAAGTGGCAGTCGCTCTTCCATCATGCCCTGATAGGTCTTGCGAAACGATCCCCATCTTATTCCATGATCACTCATAAGAAATATAATTGTGCGATTGAGTATTCCATTTATGTCAAAGTTTTCCAAGAGATGTTTTATGTCTTCATCGAATAACATTGGCATATTAAAAAGGTCATGTGTCATTGCAACCGTCCAAAAGAATGCAAAGAAGTTTTCATGCTTCATCATCGGTATTAGTTTACGAATATATTCGAGCAAAACATCTGCTGTTCGGCGTCCACCCATGCAGAGAGCGACATTTAAACGCTTCTCGTAGCTGATGTGTCGTTCCATCTCGAGAAGTATTGGCCGAAGGTAGTAATCGGTGGGGGCCTTTTTGAATCCAGAATGCCGCCAGTTGAAAAGACTCAAAGCACCAACATCTTCGGCGTAGACTGTTTTGAAACCAGCTTCCTTGTAGCGTTTCCATATAAGAGAGCAGTTGTCATAAAGACTACTAGAAAATTTAGGAGCTGGACCTAGGCACGAAATGGCCACCTCATCCTCGTCAAAACCTGTTAAAACCGGCATAAGATTGGGGTATGTATTATCGCCCACCTTGTTGTATCcccaaaattcaatataattcaGTTTATTGTGTATATATGATGCACTTGAACGCATTTGTCGCAAGAAATTCAAATGTGATACACtgtccattcccatgatcataaccGACAGACGACTTTCACTACTTTGGGatgtagtattattattatttttaatgtgtGAGTCATTTGAACCGGAAAAGCTTTTGGTAACGTCATCCTCGTCTAATAACAATTCGTCTCTATTAGTACTGCTTGATATTGCATTTGAGGAAACATTTTCAGTGACAAAGAAATGAAAATCCTTGTAGACAATGTTTTCTTCGTTATTTTTCGGCCAGCACTCGACCATTAGGAATTCAATGCCCGGCTTTATGATAACATGTGTATTGTAACCTAGTTGAAATGGAACCGGTTCTAAATATTGATTATGTTGATCATTTATTCTCCGTATTTCGGTATAATTACAATACAAATTCGACAAGTCTCGTATTTCGTAGGTGTCATAGATTTCCTTCTCATTCATGTTCAACATAAGGACCGCACCACCAACGTC of the Lucilia cuprina isolate Lc7/37 chromosome 2, ASM2204524v1, whole genome shotgun sequence genome contains:
- the LOC111676867 gene encoding uncharacterized protein LOC111676867, with product MRLYVKRKSGNGELNLSYEGKYLLDPRYMTKRDLQFYYRYYNMTKKRKHFKKIIIMVLCICFFSYIFIDFNLKTKLIHLRDRFEFIARIDADYNISQAYFIDLPGCRMPYFPVTDDNIIQFMYKPRNFSCKKALMRTSDVGGAVLMLNMNEKEIYDTYEIRDLSNLYCNYTEIRRINDQHNQYLEPVPFQLGYNTHVIIKPGIEFLMVECWPKNNEENIVYKDFHFFVTENVSSNAISSSTNRDELLLDEDDVTKSFSGSNDSHIKNNNNTTSQSSESRLSVMIMGMDSVSHLNFLRQMRSSASYIHNKLNYIEFWGYNKVGDNTYPNLMPVLTGFDEDEVAISCLGPAPKFSSSLYDNCSLIWKRYKEAGFKTVYAEDVGALSLFNWRHSGFKKAPTDYYLRPILLEMERHISYEKRLNVALCMGGRRTADVLLEYIRKLIPMMKHENFFAFFWTVAMTHDLFNMPMLFDEDIKHLLENFDINGILNRTIIFLMSDHGIRWGSFRKTYQGMMEERLPLLIALYPPWFKQKYPEAVSNLEANAKRLSTPYDLHATMLDLLDLRKLSAKQLVKRSAELNDPDTSMPRSISLFLPIPKSRTCENAYIASHWCSCHQHQELPTNDGRVQKAARYIVKLINDRLKDHPQCRVLYLNSITYATVAAPHHKIVKELGVSDYSIDITLRLQTKPGLGLFESTVRMSSYNTALTGTISRINLYSSQSYCIDDYALKMFCYCHR